One Drosophila teissieri strain GT53w chromosome X, Prin_Dtei_1.1, whole genome shotgun sequence genomic window, CGTGCATGCGCAGTCACTTCTCCTTCTCCAAAGAGGATCAACATGTGAGTGGCTGCAAGGATCTCCATACCCGTCACAAATAATAGTTGGATTTCCAATTCAATTAGATAACGATGAACTTTAGCTACATATTCGCGGAGGATCCGCTGCGCGAGAAACTGGTGGGCAACATCACCTGGATGATACCCAAATTCGAAGAGCCAGGACATTGGCAGCACACGGAGGACATATGTAAGTGAAGAAAATCTTTctacaaacaaatttcaaacgGAAACGCTTTTAAAATGTAGTTTAATTGTGTTAGTATGGCAACTATTATGgcttttttcacattttgttttgtttaatgtCATTAGgaattagtttaaaaatataactatAACCTAATGTGTTGCTCTAGTTGTTAATTATGGTTAAAAGTATGTCATTGAGTGCCTGTAAGTATGCAGCGGAATTTACTGATTGAATATTTAACTGCATACTTTTGAGAGCAAATATATTTACGGTAAAAATTCAATCTGCCCGGGTTTAAGATATAATTAAACAGTATTTATATGTCTATACGCATATAATAGAAGATACCCCCTTCCAGATGAGGGCATCTACAACACATACGTTCTGGACACGGATTACGACACCTGGGGCCTGGTGATGCACTGCgccgagaagaagaagcaacCACGTTACCTGTCCGCACTGCTTTTGTCCCGCAAAACATCGCTGGCCGACAACGAGATCAGCTTCCTGCGCGGCAAGTTGCCGCAGGATATCGACACATCCTTTATGTTTAACATCGGCCAGGAATCGTGCGACAACCTTATGGAATCCAGTCGTGACGATCCCCTGGCGTATGTGGTGAATGGAAACCAGAGAGCCAAGGAAATCTTC contains:
- the LOC122623934 gene encoding uncharacterized protein LOC122623934, which encodes MPAIMGRNGSLLLIAVLLIILDVLLTPVDGNLWTRHNSNAYQTRRRSGPSNRCPKVGAIKNFDLERMMGCWHVVQYYASTEELPEYACMRSHFSFSKEDQHITMNFSYIFAEDPLREKLVGNITWMIPKFEEPGHWQHTEDIYEGIYNTYVLDTDYDTWGLVMHCAEKKKQPRYLSALLLSRKTSLADNEISFLRGKLPQDIDTSFMFNIGQESCDNLMESSRDDPLAYVVNGNQRAKEIFKIVNKL